A genomic region of Alphaproteobacteria bacterium contains the following coding sequences:
- a CDS encoding GNAT family N-acetyltransferase, whose translation MDAKKINLVVRQATFRDVPGMVALSQKVYGSNASLEEEMIGHISIFPEGQFIAEYNGEIVGHCATFIISGDLALQPHTWREITGHGFASRHDPEGDYLYGMEVGVNEKFRGLRIGQRLYNARKRLCRDLKLKGIVFGGRIPNLARKIKEAGTAQEYVKRVQEKKYSDPVLNFHLRNGFEIIGVLEDYMPYDKDSLGFATHMVWKNPLVQQIGTRRSEQRGRAKNTVRIAAVQYQMRKVGSFEEFGKQVEYFVDVAADYEADFILFPELLTMQLLSAEKKKLTPQQSLEKITGFTDEYVEFMQKLAISYNANIIGGSHLTRMTDGTVENHAYVFLRSGAVYMQPKLHPTPNERYWWNVNGGNKLKAIPTDCGEIGVLVCYDAEFPEPARYLVDQGAKILFVPFCTDERQGYLRVRYCCQARAVENQMYVVMAGVVGNLPDVENMDVHYAESCILTPCDFPFARDGIAAASDANTEMVVFADVKIDELTMSRNSGTTQNLRDRRFDLYKVEWNPRPPAQKDSDVKLLTMQEEANGNGEG comes from the coding sequence ATGGATGCCAAGAAAATCAATCTGGTTGTCAGACAGGCGACATTCAGGGATGTGCCGGGCATGGTCGCGCTGAGCCAAAAGGTCTATGGCAGCAATGCCAGCCTTGAAGAAGAGATGATCGGCCATATCAGTATCTTTCCCGAAGGGCAGTTCATTGCCGAATATAACGGCGAGATTGTGGGGCATTGCGCCACCTTTATCATTTCCGGCGATCTGGCGCTGCAGCCGCATACGTGGCGGGAAATTACGGGGCATGGCTTCGCATCCCGCCACGACCCGGAGGGCGATTACCTTTACGGCATGGAAGTCGGCGTCAACGAAAAGTTCCGCGGTCTGCGCATCGGCCAGCGGCTATATAACGCCCGCAAAAGATTGTGCCGTGATCTGAAGCTTAAAGGTATCGTGTTCGGCGGGCGCATCCCGAACCTTGCGCGCAAGATCAAGGAAGCCGGCACGGCGCAGGAGTATGTGAAGCGCGTGCAGGAAAAAAAGTACAGCGACCCGGTGCTGAATTTCCATCTTCGCAACGGGTTCGAGATTATCGGCGTGCTCGAAGATTATATGCCGTATGACAAGGATTCACTTGGGTTCGCCACGCATATGGTGTGGAAGAACCCGCTGGTGCAGCAAATCGGCACGAGGCGTTCGGAACAGCGGGGGCGGGCGAAAAACACCGTCCGTATCGCCGCCGTGCAATACCAGATGCGCAAGGTTGGTTCGTTCGAGGAGTTCGGCAAGCAGGTCGAATATTTCGTCGATGTCGCTGCGGACTATGAGGCAGATTTTATCTTGTTCCCCGAATTGCTGACCATGCAGCTTTTGTCGGCGGAAAAGAAAAAGCTTACACCGCAGCAATCTTTGGAGAAAATCACCGGCTTCACCGACGAATATGTCGAATTCATGCAAAAGCTGGCGATTTCATACAACGCCAATATCATCGGCGGTTCACATCTGACGAGAATGACGGACGGCACGGTCGAAAACCACGCATATGTGTTTTTGCGCAGCGGTGCGGTGTATATGCAGCCCAAGCTGCATCCCACGCCGAACGAGCGTTACTGGTGGAACGTGAACGGCGGCAACAAGCTGAAGGCCATTCCGACGGATTGCGGCGAGATTGGCGTGCTTGTTTGTTATGACGCCGAATTTCCGGAACCTGCGCGCTACCTTGTCGATCAGGGTGCCAAGATATTGTTCGTGCCGTTCTGCACCGACGAGCGGCAGGGTTATTTGCGCGTGCGCTATTGCTGCCAGGCGCGCGCGGTCGAAAACCAGATGTATGTGGTGATGGCGGGCGTCGTCGGCAACCTGCCGGATGTCGAGAATATGGATGTGCATTACGCCGAGAGCTGCATCCTTACGCCGTGCGATTTTCCGTTCGCGCGCGACGGGATCGCGGCCGCATCGGACGCCAACACGGAAATGGTGGTGTTCGCCGACGTCAAGATTGATGAGCTGACGATGAGCCGCAATTCAGGCACCACGCAGAATTTGCGCGATCGTCGTTTTGATCTTTACAAGGTGGAATGGAACCCGCGCCCGCCCGCACAGAAGGATAGCGACGTGAAGCTTTTGACGATGCAGGAAGAGGCGAACGGGAACGGGGAAGGCTAG
- a CDS encoding DUF393 domain-containing protein produces the protein MNKADDIWFVYDGECPICTIGATFYKVRQSVGELHVVDARTEKQHPIMQEINAAGLDLDEGMVIKYRDKLHHGRDALLLMAKLGADTGIFNKVNNGLFQFGPLATLAYPFMKLTRNIAITLKGTGKIKNLGS, from the coding sequence ATGAATAAAGCCGACGACATTTGGTTCGTATATGATGGCGAGTGCCCCATCTGCACCATTGGAGCCACGTTTTACAAAGTCAGGCAATCGGTTGGTGAATTACACGTCGTGGACGCACGAACAGAGAAGCAGCATCCTATCATGCAGGAAATCAACGCCGCCGGTCTGGATTTGGACGAAGGCATGGTGATTAAATACCGCGATAAACTACACCACGGCAGAGATGCCTTGTTGCTTATGGCAAAACTTGGTGCAGACACGGGAATATTTAACAAGGTCAACAACGGCCTGTTTCAATTCGGGCCGCTTGCAACGCTGGCCTATCCGTTCATGAAACTCACGCGCAATATAGCGATTACACTTAAAGGTACTGGTAAGATAAAAAACCTTGGCTCATGA
- a CDS encoding dipeptide epimerase: MPAEADSLTITEKAWPTRGTFALSRGTRTEVRTLQLALLRGGVRGVAEAVPYARYGETPANVREQISKVEADIMGGAGREDLPRLLPPGAARNLCDLALWDWEAKSKRAPVWRLAGLPQPQPALTAFTLSLAAPEAMAAAAREAAAYPLLKLKLGTPEDLPRLRAVRQARGDAQIIVDANEGWSADDLRALAPELAARGVVLCEQPLPAANDEALRGLELPFPLCADESVHTAEDLPRMAGLYQAVNVKLDKAGGLTPALHMARAAREQGFRVMLGCMVASSLAVAPAALLAPLADWVDLDGPLLLAADHAPALVYKGAWLQPAPAGLWG; this comes from the coding sequence ATGCCAGCCGAAGCCGATAGCCTGACGATTACCGAAAAAGCATGGCCAACGCGCGGCACCTTCGCCCTTTCGCGCGGCACGCGCACCGAGGTGCGGACGTTGCAACTTGCCTTGTTGCGCGGTGGTGTGCGCGGCGTGGCCGAGGCGGTGCCTTACGCGCGTTATGGCGAAACGCCCGCGAACGTGCGCGAACAAATTAGCAAGGTGGAAGCGGATATCATGGGCGGCGCGGGCCGCGAAGATTTACCGCGGCTTCTGCCCCCCGGCGCGGCGCGCAATCTGTGCGATCTTGCGCTCTGGGATTGGGAAGCGAAAAGCAAACGTGCGCCCGTGTGGCGACTTGCCGGGTTGCCGCAACCGCAACCGGCGTTGACGGCCTTCACGCTTAGCCTCGCGGCGCCCGAAGCGATGGCGGCGGCGGCGCGGGAAGCGGCCGCCTACCCGTTGTTAAAACTTAAATTGGGAACGCCGGAAGATTTGCCGCGCCTTCGTGCGGTGCGGCAAGCGCGGGGGGATGCGCAAATTATCGTGGACGCGAACGAAGGCTGGTCGGCGGACGATCTGCGCGCGCTTGCGCCCGAACTTGCCGCCCGAGGGGTCGTGCTGTGCGAACAGCCGCTGCCTGCGGCGAATGATGAGGCGCTGCGCGGGCTTGAACTTCCGTTCCCGCTTTGCGCCGATGAAAGCGTGCATACGGCCGAAGATTTGCCGCGCATGGCCGGGCTTTATCAGGCGGTCAATGTCAAGCTCGATAAGGCGGGCGGGCTGACGCCCGCGCTGCATATGGCCCGTGCCGCGCGGGAGCAGGGGTTCAGGGTTATGCTCGGTTGCATGGTTGCATCTTCGCTTGCCGTGGCGCCCGCCGCCTTGCTCGCGCCGCTGGCGGATTGGGTCGATCTCGATGGGCCATTGCTTTTGGCGGCAGACCACGCGCCCGCGCTTGTATATAAAGGGGCATGGCTGCAACCTGCCCCGGCAGGCCTGTGGGGCTAG
- a CDS encoding dCTP deaminase, with protein MSIMPDHWIRKMAQEKEMIAPFVERQKRDGAISFGLSSYGYDARVADDFRIFTNIDSAIVDPKNFTDKSFVNRTADVCVIPPNSFALARTVEYFKIPRDILVICLGKSTYARCGLIVNVTPLEPEWEGHVTLEISNTTPLPARVYANEGVCQFLFLKGEGAPEISYADRGGKYMGQTGVTLPKL; from the coding sequence ATGTCGATCATGCCCGACCACTGGATCCGCAAGATGGCGCAGGAAAAGGAAATGATCGCGCCCTTCGTCGAGCGGCAAAAGCGCGACGGTGCGATTTCTTTCGGGCTTTCATCCTACGGCTATGACGCGCGGGTGGCGGACGATTTCCGCATCTTCACCAATATCGATAGCGCGATCGTGGACCCCAAGAATTTCACCGATAAAAGCTTCGTGAACCGCACGGCGGATGTTTGCGTGATTCCGCCCAATTCCTTCGCGCTGGCGCGCACGGTGGAATATTTCAAGATACCGCGCGATATTCTTGTGATCTGCCTCGGTAAATCCACCTATGCGCGTTGCGGCCTTATCGTGAACGTCACGCCGCTGGAGCCGGAATGGGAAGGCCATGTGACGCTGGAAATATCCAACACGACGCCGCTTCCCGCACGCGTCTATGCCAACGAAGGCGTGTGCCAGTTCCTGTTCTTGAAAGGCGAAGGCGCGCCCGAAATTTCCTATGCCGACCGCGGCGGCAAATATATGGGCCAGACGGGCGTGACCCTGCCGAAGCTATGA
- the murA gene encoding UDP-N-acetylglucosamine 1-carboxyvinyltransferase gives MDRIRIVGGKPLKGAVKVGGAKNAALPLMAASLLTDEVLTLSNLPHLADITTMANLLSHHGVGINLNGDDAGDGHVGRVIELHGKNITDTTAPYDLVRKMRASVLVLGPLVARHGEAHVSLPGGCAIGTRPIDLHIQGLRQLGAEIELTEGYVHAHAPGGLRGAEIVFPTVTVTGTENLLMAASVAKGTTRLINAAREPEITDLAKCLIAMGAKIEGVGTGTLIVEGVDRLHAARHDIIPDRIEAGTLIMAAAATNGELDVEGAQIEHLKAVVRWLDGVGVSVAPSARGVLVKRKNGALRGVDLTTEPFPGFPTDLQAQSMALMTGAEGAAAITETIFENRFMHVPELTRMGADITVHNATAMVRGVKALKGAPVMATDLRASVSLVVAGLAARGETVLSRIYHLDRGYERLEEKLARCGAEIERIRG, from the coding sequence ATGGACCGCATACGCATCGTCGGCGGGAAGCCGCTGAAGGGGGCCGTCAAGGTCGGCGGCGCAAAGAACGCCGCGCTGCCGCTGATGGCCGCTTCGCTGCTGACGGACGAGGTGTTGACGCTTTCCAACCTGCCGCATCTTGCCGATATCACCACCATGGCCAACCTGCTCAGCCATCACGGCGTGGGCATTAACCTGAACGGCGACGATGCGGGCGACGGGCATGTCGGCCGCGTTATCGAATTGCACGGCAAGAATATCACCGACACCACGGCGCCTTACGATCTTGTGCGCAAGATGCGCGCTTCCGTGCTTGTGCTCGGCCCACTGGTCGCGCGGCACGGCGAGGCGCATGTTTCGCTGCCCGGGGGCTGCGCGATCGGCACGCGGCCGATCGATCTGCACATTCAGGGTCTGAGACAGCTGGGCGCGGAAATCGAATTGACGGAAGGTTATGTCCACGCCCATGCGCCCGGCGGGCTGCGCGGCGCGGAAATCGTGTTTCCTACCGTGACCGTGACAGGCACCGAAAATCTTTTGATGGCCGCTTCGGTGGCCAAGGGCACGACCCGGTTGATCAACGCCGCGCGCGAGCCCGAAATTACGGATCTTGCAAAATGTCTGATCGCGATGGGTGCGAAAATCGAAGGCGTCGGAACGGGTACGCTGATTGTCGAAGGCGTGGACCGGCTGCATGCGGCGCGGCACGATATTATCCCCGACCGGATCGAGGCGGGCACATTGATCATGGCTGCCGCCGCGACGAACGGCGAGCTGGATGTTGAAGGCGCGCAGATTGAGCATCTGAAGGCTGTCGTGCGCTGGCTTGATGGCGTTGGCGTTTCTGTTGCGCCTTCGGCGCGCGGTGTGCTTGTGAAGCGCAAGAACGGTGCGTTGCGCGGCGTCGATCTGACAACCGAGCCTTTCCCCGGATTCCCGACCGACCTGCAAGCGCAATCCATGGCGCTGATGACGGGGGCGGAAGGCGCCGCCGCGATTACCGAAACCATTTTCGAAAACCGCTTCATGCATGTGCCGGAACTGACGCGCATGGGCGCCGATATCACGGTTCATAACGCGACGGCGATGGTGCGCGGGGTCAAGGCGTTGAAGGGCGCGCCGGTGATGGCGACGGATTTGCGCGCTTCGGTTTCACTTGTGGTTGCAGGGCTTGCGGCGCGGGGCGAAACGGTCCTGAGCCGCATCTATCACCTTGATCGCGGTTATGAGCGGCTTGAAGAAAAGTTGGCGCGTTGCGGCGCCGAGATTGAGCGTATCCGGGGATGA
- a CDS encoding DUF2948 family protein codes for MTEAGMTEQFKPLRLQGGDAEDIQVIAAILQDAIVSTGDISFDAAGKKFLMAASRFCWERAQGDGAAACERINCAVHVEGVRAVKTLQIDMNDRSKMLDLLTIMAEPGALVLVFAGGPRLKLDIEGLAVRLEDFGQPWPVNRAPCHEQQSSAEQD; via the coding sequence ATGACGGAGGCGGGCATGACCGAACAATTCAAGCCGCTGCGGCTGCAGGGCGGCGATGCCGAGGATATTCAGGTGATTGCCGCGATCTTGCAGGATGCGATTGTATCCACGGGCGATATAAGCTTCGATGCTGCGGGAAAGAAATTTCTGATGGCCGCCAGCCGCTTTTGCTGGGAGCGCGCGCAGGGCGACGGCGCTGCCGCATGTGAACGCATCAATTGCGCGGTGCATGTCGAAGGCGTGCGCGCAGTCAAAACATTGCAGATCGATATGAATGACCGCAGCAAGATGCTGGATCTGCTTACGATCATGGCCGAACCCGGCGCGCTTGTGCTGGTGTTTGCGGGCGGCCCGCGGCTGAAGCTCGATATCGAAGGGCTTGCCGTGCGGCTCGAGGATTTCGGACAGCCCTGGCCCGTTAATCGCGCGCCGTGCCACGAACAACAAAGTAGCGCGGAGCAAGACTGA
- a CDS encoding UPF0262 family protein → MQGNRRLSSVTIEDALNVKRNVTVEQEITTAVSDLIAGNVFDPVAISEDGPYALAIRVAKGTLYFDISDEENRDLGTVELPLQPLSKIIRDYFMICESHMAAGIDNHGKQLETLDMARRGIHNEGSVELANLLHGKISIDFQTARRLFTLVSALHIGQRGEALMGGA, encoded by the coding sequence ATGCAGGGCAACCGCCGGCTGAGCAGCGTGACGATCGAAGATGCGCTTAACGTCAAACGCAACGTGACGGTGGAACAGGAAATTACCACGGCGGTTTCCGACCTTATTGCCGGAAATGTCTTTGACCCTGTTGCTATTTCCGAAGACGGGCCGTACGCGCTTGCGATCCGCGTCGCGAAAGGCACCCTGTACTTCGATATCTCGGACGAGGAAAACAGGGATTTGGGCACGGTCGAGCTGCCGCTCCAGCCGCTCAGCAAGATTATCCGTGATTATTTCATGATCTGCGAAAGCCATATGGCGGCGGGTATCGACAATCACGGCAAGCAGCTGGAAACGCTGGATATGGCGCGCCGCGGCATCCACAACGAAGGCAGCGTGGAGCTGGCCAACCTGCTGCACGGCAAGATCAGCATAGATTTCCAGACCGCCCGCCGCCTCTTCACGCTGGTCAGCGCCTTGCATATAGGCCAGCGGGGCGAGGCGTTGATGGGGGGAGCTTGA
- the infA gene encoding translation initiation factor IF-1 has translation MPKEDLIEFAGTVSEILPNAMFRVKLENGHEVLAHTSGKMRKNRIRVLAGDKVNVEMTPYDLSKGRITFRHK, from the coding sequence ATGCCGAAAGAAGACCTGATCGAATTTGCCGGCACGGTAAGTGAAATTCTGCCCAACGCGATGTTTCGCGTAAAGCTGGAAAACGGGCATGAAGTGCTGGCGCACACGTCGGGCAAGATGCGGAAAAACCGCATTCGCGTTCTGGCGGGCGATAAGGTCAATGTCGAAATGACCCCGTACGATCTGAGCAAGGGCCGGATAACTTTCCGGCACAAGTAA
- the maf gene encoding septum formation protein Maf produces MAAPQPAQLVLASASPRRVDLLHLIGIVPALVEAADIDETPHKKELPHNLAQRLAVSKCQRVAAKHDGKFVLAADTVVSCGRRILPKAETDAEVADCLKLLSGRRHHVCTGVALITPSGKLHKRAVDTVVKFKRLTDAEIAAYVKTGEGKGKAGGYGIQGRAAGFTAFIEGSHSNIVGLPLFEVQQLLQGTGFWP; encoded by the coding sequence ATGGCCGCCCCGCAGCCCGCGCAGCTCGTTCTCGCGTCCGCTTCGCCGCGGCGGGTCGATTTGCTGCATCTTATAGGTATCGTGCCCGCGCTGGTTGAAGCCGCCGATATCGACGAAACTCCACACAAAAAAGAACTGCCGCACAATCTGGCGCAGCGCCTTGCCGTGAGCAAATGCCAGCGCGTGGCAGCGAAGCATGACGGAAAATTCGTGCTTGCCGCCGATACGGTCGTTTCCTGCGGGCGGCGCATATTGCCCAAAGCCGAAACGGATGCCGAAGTTGCCGATTGTCTGAAGCTGCTTTCCGGCCGCCGCCACCATGTTTGTACCGGGGTCGCGCTGATTACGCCTTCGGGCAAGCTGCATAAGCGTGCGGTCGATACGGTCGTGAAGTTCAAACGCCTTACGGATGCCGAAATTGCCGCCTATGTGAAGACGGGCGAAGGCAAGGGCAAGGCGGGCGGCTATGGCATTCAGGGACGGGCGGCGGGCTTCACGGCCTTTATCGAAGGATCGCATTCCAACATTGTCGGCCTGCCGCTTTTCGAAGTGCAACAATTGTTACAAGGCACGGGGTTCTGGCCATGA
- the yacG gene encoding DNA gyrase inhibitor YacG, with product MDGDKARRYHPGAPCPICGKPAAEGKFQPFCSGRCAQIDLGRWLGEKYRVPTDELPTDGASQEADLDKDS from the coding sequence ATGGACGGGGACAAGGCAAGGCGGTATCACCCCGGCGCGCCATGCCCGATTTGCGGCAAACCGGCGGCCGAGGGCAAATTCCAGCCTTTTTGTTCGGGCCGCTGCGCGCAAATCGACCTCGGGCGGTGGCTGGGGGAAAAATACCGTGTGCCGACGGACGAATTGCCAACGGACGGTGCTTCGCAGGAAGCCGATTTAGACAAGGATAGCTAG
- a CDS encoding EamA family transporter, with protein sequence MKPETESRSKGIILMVLTTFIFACTDTSVRWLNSVYSPFQIAAFCSAIVTAFYFLYAFLRGRLAGLRSRHPGKQFLRTVIAASGNLMAIYTFKYLTVPNAYAIFYAAPIIIALLSSLLLREHPTKVQGAAIIIGFGGMVYILSPDVTESVMGVGLAMGWMFCYCCNMLLIRSMPDEPKLTIPFYTALALFCISLPFAWNDLPAIETAHILPLVAISIAWGAGLLMLATAFMLAPAPLIAPLMYLEMLWATILGYLIWQTLPTPGLISGALVIILAGLMIVWDEWRQGRRSYIKAGAKAGAGH encoded by the coding sequence ATGAAGCCGGAAACCGAAAGCCGTTCAAAAGGCATCATCCTGATGGTGCTGACGACGTTTATTTTTGCATGCACGGATACAAGCGTGCGCTGGCTGAATTCCGTTTATTCGCCTTTTCAGATTGCGGCATTTTGTTCCGCTATCGTGACCGCGTTCTATTTTCTGTATGCGTTCTTGCGCGGGCGGTTGGCGGGGCTGCGTTCGCGCCATCCGGGCAAACAGTTTTTACGGACGGTGATTGCCGCCAGCGGCAACCTGATGGCGATCTACACGTTCAAATATCTCACGGTGCCGAACGCCTACGCAATTTTTTATGCCGCGCCGATCATCATCGCGCTGCTTTCAAGCCTGCTGCTGCGCGAGCATCCGACGAAGGTGCAGGGCGCGGCGATTATCATCGGTTTCGGCGGCATGGTTTATATTCTCAGCCCCGACGTGACCGAAAGCGTTATGGGCGTCGGGCTGGCGATGGGGTGGATGTTTTGTTATTGCTGCAACATGCTTCTGATCCGCTCGATGCCGGATGAGCCGAAGCTTACGATCCCGTTCTATACGGCGCTGGCGCTGTTCTGTATTTCCCTGCCGTTCGCGTGGAACGATCTGCCCGCCATTGAAACGGCGCATATTTTGCCGCTTGTTGCCATCAGTATAGCGTGGGGAGCCGGGCTTCTGATGCTGGCGACCGCCTTCATGCTTGCGCCCGCGCCGTTGATCGCGCCGCTGATGTATCTGGAAATGCTGTGGGCGACCATTCTCGGTTACCTTATTTGGCAGACGCTGCCGACGCCGGGCCTTATCAGCGGGGCGCTGGTTATTATCCTCGCGGGGCTTATGATCGTGTGGGATGAATGGCGGCAAGGCCGCCGGAGTTATATCAAAGCCGGTGCCAAGGCCGGGGCTGGGCACTGA
- the efp gene encoding elongation factor P, which translates to MRVDANTVRPGHVLDFNNKLWVVQKIQIVSPGKGGAFIQVVMKDVRAGTKLDQKFRTSETVDRVRLDEHEMQYLFSEGDMFTFMDQANYEQIAIPREIIGDPAVYLQDGMVCTVQTYEGSPLGVELPSHVTLTIAEADPVVKGQTASSSYKPAILENGVRVLVPPHISAGDRIVVSTADSSYVERAKG; encoded by the coding sequence ATGAGAGTCGACGCTAACACGGTCCGCCCGGGCCATGTGCTTGATTTCAACAACAAGCTCTGGGTGGTTCAGAAGATACAAATCGTAAGTCCCGGCAAGGGCGGCGCTTTCATTCAGGTTGTGATGAAGGATGTGCGCGCGGGCACCAAGCTCGATCAAAAATTCCGCACCAGCGAAACGGTCGATCGCGTGCGTTTGGACGAACACGAAATGCAGTATCTTTTTTCCGAAGGCGACATGTTTACCTTCATGGATCAGGCCAATTACGAACAAATCGCCATTCCGCGGGAGATCATCGGCGATCCCGCCGTGTATTTGCAGGACGGCATGGTCTGCACCGTGCAGACATATGAAGGCAGCCCGCTTGGTGTCGAGCTTCCCTCGCACGTCACCCTGACGATCGCTGAAGCCGACCCGGTTGTGAAGGGGCAGACAGCTTCGTCGTCCTATAAACCCGCCATCCTTGAAAACGGTGTGCGCGTGCTGGTGCCGCCGCATATATCGGCCGGCGACCGAATTGTTGTTAGTACCGCTGACAGCAGCTACGTCGAACGCGCCAAGGGATAA
- a CDS encoding inositol monophosphatase, with the protein MPVRSALITVMARAAEKAARGLKRDFGEVEHLQVSRKGPADFVSTADLNAQKILRDELARARPEFDFLMEEGEQKQTGKDNRWIIDPLDGTTNFLHAVPHWCISIAAECRGEVIAGIVFEPLRDEMFWAEKGTGAYNNHQRLRVSSRSDLSESLIATGFPFKGSKKDPASFMKEVERIMPQVAGIRRAGSAALDLAYVAAGRYDGYWETGINLWDVAAGALLVTEAGGFISPIKKGENPLISGALVASNDPLHDRLVAMVRGT; encoded by the coding sequence ATGCCCGTTCGTTCCGCGCTAATTACAGTGATGGCGCGTGCCGCCGAAAAGGCCGCGCGTGGCCTGAAGCGTGATTTCGGCGAGGTCGAACATTTGCAGGTTTCGCGCAAGGGCCCGGCTGATTTCGTGAGCACCGCCGACCTGAATGCCCAGAAGATATTGCGCGACGAACTGGCCCGCGCCCGTCCCGAATTCGATTTTCTGATGGAAGAGGGCGAACAGAAACAAACCGGCAAAGACAATCGCTGGATTATCGACCCGCTTGACGGCACTACCAACTTTTTACACGCCGTGCCGCACTGGTGCATTTCGATCGCCGCCGAATGCAGGGGCGAAGTTATCGCCGGTATTGTATTCGAGCCGCTGCGCGACGAGATGTTCTGGGCCGAAAAGGGCACGGGCGCATACAACAACCACCAGCGCCTGCGCGTTTCCAGCCGCAGCGACCTGAGCGAATCGCTGATCGCGACCGGCTTTCCCTTCAAGGGCAGCAAAAAAGACCCCGCGAGTTTCATGAAGGAAGTTGAGAGGATCATGCCCCAAGTAGCTGGAATCAGGCGGGCCGGGTCTGCGGCGCTTGATCTCGCCTATGTCGCGGCGGGCCGTTATGACGGCTATTGGGAAACCGGCATTAACCTTTGGGATGTTGCCGCGGGTGCCCTTTTGGTCACAGAGGCCGGGGGCTTCATAAGCCCCATTAAAAAGGGCGAAAACCCGCTTATCAGCGGGGCTTTGGTGGCAAGCAACGATCCCCTGCATGACCGTTTGGTCGCCATGGTGCGCGGCACCTGA